Proteins encoded within one genomic window of Glandiceps talaboti chromosome 3, keGlaTala1.1, whole genome shotgun sequence:
- the LOC144432682 gene encoding uncharacterized protein LOC144432682, which translates to MNIGFDPKDILQDVFSTSPDTAICGKVQETDQTTAAIEFTRNMLCVLEQTEDYSNDECSEVITAIYDGACKDLTREEREVVAEQLVGNDIAGLLMKIAVDLSKDIKSLYEDGNIFTTFFHVLNLIAYYSDASLLFCDAMGMAGAVKFLFGVCEKYYNERREKFANLLEMHEARNLTPGVQQDKPEVASPDKLEENCSTSTKSEQNDPEEPPADDKGYFFQPAQSSEVMKIINKGRTVQNLNTTGEVHKPVVVSTNRQLETGILFEIQVDQLMDKNFPASSEIGVSTHSQIPDNTVNIGDGILGKCTGFWLLRSTDLMKDFHLIGGGYKLNLREVKVGDKIGIARFPDSTIHYFLNGEDMGPAFYDVPQDIFMLLCVAGCWEKVTLQEEINKITISAKRCEESTSLHGKDVYYTNNVVFSM; encoded by the exons ATGAATATTGGATTTGATCCCAAGGATATATTACAAGATGTTTTCAGTACTTCACCAGACACAGCTATTTGTGGTAAAG TCCAAGAAACAGACCAAACTACGGCAGCAATAGAGTTCACCAGAAACATGTTATGTGTCCTTGAACAAACTGAAGATTACAGTAATGATGAATGTTCTGAAGTAATTACTGCTATCTATGATGGAGCATGCAAAGATTTAACTCGAGAAGAAAGGGAAGTTGTAGCTGAACAACTTGTAGGAAATGATATAGCAG GGTTATTGATGAAGATTGCTGTAGATTTGTCAAAGGATATAAAATCACTCTATGAAGATGGCAATATTTTCACAACATTCTTTCATGTGTTGAATCTCATTGCCTATTACTCGGATGCTAGTCTTCTGTTCTGTGATGCTATGGGAATGGCTGGAGCTGTCAAATTCCTGTTTGGTGTCTGTGAAAAGTATTACAATGAGAGGAGGgaaaaatttgcaaatttgcTTGAG ATGCATGAAGCTCGAAATTTGACACCAGGGGTGCAACAAGATAAACCTGAAGTAGCTTCACCAGATAAGTTGGAGGAAAATTGTTCAACAAGCACCAAGTCAGAACAAAATGATCCAGAAGAG CCACCAGCTGATGACAAAGGATACTTTTTTCAGCCAGCCCAGTCATCTGAGGTTATGAAAATTATAAACAAGGGAAGAACAGTGCAAAACTTGAACACAACAGGAGAGGTACATAAACCTGTTGTTGTTAGTACCAACAGACAATTAGAAACTGGTATCTTATTTGAGATTCAAGTTGATCAGCTTATGGACAAAAACTTCCCTGCCTCTTCAGAGATTg GGGTGAGTACACATTCCCAGATTCCAGATAACACTGTCAATATTGGAGATGGTATACTTGGAAAGTGTACAGGATTCTGGTTGCTAAG GAGTACTGACTTAATGAAAGATTTTCACCTCATTGGAGGAGGATACAAACTAAATTTGAGGGAAGTAAAAGTTGGTGACAAGATTGGTATAGCAAGATTTCCTGATTCaacaattcattattttttgaaTGGTGAAGACATGGGACCAGCCTTCTATGATGTGCCTCAAG ATATTTTCATGTTACTTTGCGTGGCTGGTTGTTGGGAGAAAGTAACATTGCAGGAAGAAATCAATAAGATTACAATATCAGCTAAAAGATGTGAAGAATCTACAAGTCTCCATGGTAAGGATGTTTACTATACAAATAATGTAGTTTTTTCTATGTAA